The following DNA comes from Cellulophaga sp. HaHa_2_95.
GCACCCTATTAGGGTGCTTCTTTAGTATTGAGAACTACTCATATTTTTAAAAGGAGTCGCCCTGCGCATTTTCCACAATTATTGTTGATAACTTACTGCTGTCATTTTGTTATAAAACCCTATTTCCATTGCGTATTGCTTATATTTGTAAGATTGCTAAATTTATATTGAAACCATTAATTTATGAGCGAAGAAGCAAATAAAGACGAGCAAAAAAAGAATAATTACTCAGCGGATAGTATTCAAGCCCTAGAGGGTATGGAACACGTGCGTATGCGTCCTTCCATGTATATTGGAGATGTAGGAGTTAGAGGTTTACATCACTTGGTATACGAGGTTGTAGATAACTCTATTGATGAAGCAATGGGTGGGCATTGTGATACGATAAGTGTTGCAATTAATGAAGATAACTCCATTACGGTTAGAGATAACGGTCGTGGTATTCCAGTAGATATTCACAAGAAAGAAGGTGTATCGGCATTACAAGTTGTAATGACTAAGATTGGTGCTGGGGGTAAGTTTGATAAAGATTCTTATAAAGTATCAGGTGGTTTACATGGGGTAGGGGTATCGTGTGTGAATGCATTATCTACGCATTTAAAGGCTACCGTATTCCGCAATGGTACTATTTATGAACAAGAATACGAAAAAGGAAAAGCACTTTACCCGGTAAAAAGTATTGGAGAAACAGAGATTAGAGGTACAGAAGTTACGTTCTATCCAGATGAAACTATCTTTACTCAGACTACAGAGTTTAGTTACGAAACGCTTTCTAATAGAATGCGTGAGCTTTCTTACTTGAACAAAGGTGTTGCTATTACAATGACAGATAAGCGTCAAAAAGATAAAGACAGTCCTAGTGGTTTCGTAGAAGAGCGTTTCTTTTCAGAAGAAGGGCTAAAAGAATTTATAAAATTCCTAGACGGAAATCGTGAGCCATTAATTAATGGTGTGATTTCTATGGAAGGGGAGAAAAACGGAATTCCTGTGGAGGTTGCGATGGTCTATAATACATCGTATACAGAGAATTTACATTCTTACGTAAATAATATAAACACGCATGAGGGTGGAACACATTTATCTGGTTTTAGAAGAGGATTAACAAGTACTTTAAAAAAGTATGCGGATGCTTCTGGAATGTTAGATAAATTGAAGTTCGAGATTCAAGGAGATGATTTTAGAGAGGGATTAACTGCTATTATATCTGTAAAAGTTGGTGAGCCACAATTTGAGGGTCAGACGAAAACTAAATTAGGTAACCGTGAGGTCTCTGCTGCGGTTAGTCAGGCGGTTTCAGAAATGTTATCAGATTACTTAGAAGAGAATCCTGATGATGCTAAAGTAATTGTACAGAAAGTTGTTCTTGCAGCTACTGCACGTCATGCCGCTACCAAAGCGCGTGAAATGGTACAACGTAAAACAGTAATGAGTATCGGTGGGTTACCTGGTAAACTATCAGATTGTTCTGATCAAGACCCTGTAAATTGCGAAGTATTCCTTGTAGAGGGAGATTCGGCGGGTGGTACGGCTAAACAAGGTCGTGATCGTATGTTTCAGGCTATTTTGCCATTAAGAGGTAAGATTCTTAATGTGGAAAAAGCAATGACGCACAAGGTTTTTGAAAATGAAGAGATTAAAAATATCTATACTGCCTTAGGGGTGACTATAGGTACCGAAGAGGATAGTAAAGCGCTTAACCTAGATAAGCTTCGTTACCATAAGGTAGTGATTATGTGTGATGCGGATGTCGATGGTAGTCATATTGAGACTCTTATTTTAACATTCTTTTTTAGATATATGCGAGAGTTGATAGAAGGTGGTCATGTTTACATAGCTACTCCTCCATTATACTTAGTGAAAAAAGGAACTAAAAAACGTTACGCTTGGAATGATAAAGAGCGTGATGAGATAGCAGAAAGCTTTAATGGTAGTGTTGGTATACAACGTTACAAAGGTCTTGGAGAGATGAACGCAGAACAATTGTGGGATACAACCATGAATCCGGAGTTTAGAACATTAAGACAAGTAACTATTGATAATGCGACAGAAACAGATCGTGTTTTCTCTATGTTGATGGGTGATGAGGTTCCGCCAAGAAGAGAATTTATAGAGAAAAATGCTGTATATGCGAACATTGATGCATAGAAAACAGTAATTACACAACAAAAACTCGCACCTATAGTGCGAGTTTTTTAGTTTTAGGGCAAATACAAAAAATTATGAAACATGTTTTTCTATTTGTCAGTTTAATAATGTGTGCATCAGGAGCGGCGCAATCTAATTTCAACGATATTTTTGCTGCTGGCGTTGCAGATGCAGAACGTTTTACAAACGCCTATATGGCACCATTATCAGAAGGTATGGTATATAGCATTTCTAACGGATGGTATAATTCTGGAGAAGCGAAACCGCTTGGTGGTTTTGAGATTTCCATTATAGGAAACATGGCTTCTTTTAAAAATAAAGAAGACAAAAAGACTTTCGTGTTAAATACTGCTGATTATGATAATTTACAATTTGTAGACGGTAGTGTTTCTAAGATAGTTTCTTCAGGTCTAGGAGATCTTGAAGGGATCCGAGTGTTTGTAGAAGGAGAGATAGCTCCGGGGATAACCAGTAGAGAAGAGTTTGGATTACCAACAGGCTTGGCGTCTGAAAATATCAACTTTGTTCCTTCCGCATTTTTACAAGTTAGTGTAGGTCTTATTAAGGGTACTGAGATTAAAGCTCGTTTTCTTCCAAAAATAGATACTGACGATGTGGCTGTTGGTTTCTATGGGGTTGGTTTGCAACATGAATTTACAAGCTTATTGCCAGCAGAGAAAATTTGGCCAGTGGCTATTTCGGGAGTTATTGGGTATACGCATTTAACCGGTACTTATAATTTTACAGATACAGATCTTATTGCAGGAGATAATCAGGAAATTGATGCAAAAATAAATTCATGGAATTTTCAAGCAGTGGTCTCTACAAAACTACCAATTATCAATTTTTATGGTGGTTTAGGGTATATCTCAGGGAATTCTAAGACAGATGTATTAGGTACATATATTGTGCAGCAAGGACCTTTTCAGCAAACTATAGAAGACCCTTTTTCTTTAACTAAAAAAGTTTCGGGAGCTACGGCAAACATAGGAACAAAATTAAAGCTAGGTTTTTTTAGGCTGCATGCAGATTATACAATCGCGCAATTTAATAGTTTATCTGTAGGGGTAAACTTTGGATTTAGGTAGAGTTAGTATACTTTAAAATATATTTAAAAAGGGTTATCTATATGATGTAGATAGCCCTTGTTTTTTTTACAACAATGAATGGGGGTAATTTCTTTAAGTATGCAGAAGTCTATGGGGTTGTATTACTTTATAATTAAGTGATAAATCTTATTATTGATATTCTATTTTTTCTTATTTTAGTAGGAAAATATGTACTAATTATTTGATATTCATGGGTAGCTGCTTTTATAGGCTACATGGGTGAATCTATCACCAACGTTATGTGGAAAAAAGTTCTTAAAATATTTGCGATCTTGTACTTTCCAATATTAATTCTAACATTTGTATTAATTTTTTACCAGAAAAAAGAACAGCTTTCGGCTTTGGTTCAGGTAGAGGAAAGAGGTGCGACCTATAAGAAGAATTATTTATTAGACTTGTATACTTCATTGGTATATAGCACACAGTATTGGGGTGAAATTGAATATCCTAAAGATTTCAATCCTTTAGGTAATCACACAAAATTTATCGATAATTATATTGAAATTATTAATGGATTTCAAGATTATGATCAATTCCGTTTTTTAGATCTCAAGGGAAAAGAATTTTTTCGGTACCAAAGGGAAAATGATAAAAAGATGGTGTTTGGACCATTACAGAATAAAGAAGATAGGGCCTATGTTCAAAGTGGTTTAGCGCTTAAACGCGGCGAAATATTTCTATCTGCTATTGATCTGAATAGAGAGAATGGGGTTTTAGAGACTCCTTATAAGCCGGTTGTTCGTGGGGTAGCACCCATCTTTAATACTTTAAATGAAAAAATAGGTATTGTGGTGATTAACTACAGAATGAGCCGAATTTTAAATCAATTAAAAGCGCAAATCACTAATAGTAATTTTTATTTAACAGACACCAATTTTAATATAATCACTTCAAATACGAGACCTTATGACTTGGGGTATGAGCTTCATAAATCAGGAAAGACTTTAGAAGAAAATTATAATTTAAATCATTTACCATTAAAGAAAGTAATTGATACAAATTTTGTGGATCAGGGTAGCGTGTGGACGTTTAAAGTTTTCGATTTTAAAAAAGATTTTATTTCTAAAGAAGGAATTTTTAATACCATTCCCATGATTATCACACCTACAGATTGGGTCATTGTTCAAGAAATATCG
Coding sequences within:
- the gyrB gene encoding DNA topoisomerase (ATP-hydrolyzing) subunit B, which encodes MSEEANKDEQKKNNYSADSIQALEGMEHVRMRPSMYIGDVGVRGLHHLVYEVVDNSIDEAMGGHCDTISVAINEDNSITVRDNGRGIPVDIHKKEGVSALQVVMTKIGAGGKFDKDSYKVSGGLHGVGVSCVNALSTHLKATVFRNGTIYEQEYEKGKALYPVKSIGETEIRGTEVTFYPDETIFTQTTEFSYETLSNRMRELSYLNKGVAITMTDKRQKDKDSPSGFVEERFFSEEGLKEFIKFLDGNREPLINGVISMEGEKNGIPVEVAMVYNTSYTENLHSYVNNINTHEGGTHLSGFRRGLTSTLKKYADASGMLDKLKFEIQGDDFREGLTAIISVKVGEPQFEGQTKTKLGNREVSAAVSQAVSEMLSDYLEENPDDAKVIVQKVVLAATARHAATKAREMVQRKTVMSIGGLPGKLSDCSDQDPVNCEVFLVEGDSAGGTAKQGRDRMFQAILPLRGKILNVEKAMTHKVFENEEIKNIYTALGVTIGTEEDSKALNLDKLRYHKVVIMCDADVDGSHIETLILTFFFRYMRELIEGGHVYIATPPLYLVKKGTKKRYAWNDKERDEIAESFNGSVGIQRYKGLGEMNAEQLWDTTMNPEFRTLRQVTIDNATETDRVFSMLMGDEVPPRREFIEKNAVYANIDA
- a CDS encoding DUF6588 family protein, which encodes MKHVFLFVSLIMCASGAAQSNFNDIFAAGVADAERFTNAYMAPLSEGMVYSISNGWYNSGEAKPLGGFEISIIGNMASFKNKEDKKTFVLNTADYDNLQFVDGSVSKIVSSGLGDLEGIRVFVEGEIAPGITSREEFGLPTGLASENINFVPSAFLQVSVGLIKGTEIKARFLPKIDTDDVAVGFYGVGLQHEFTSLLPAEKIWPVAISGVIGYTHLTGTYNFTDTDLIAGDNQEIDAKINSWNFQAVVSTKLPIINFYGGLGYISGNSKTDVLGTYIVQQGPFQQTIEDPFSLTKKVSGATANIGTKLKLGFFRLHADYTIAQFNSLSVGVNFGFR
- a CDS encoding ATP-binding protein, with amino-acid sequence MGESITNVMWKKVLKIFAILYFPILILTFVLIFYQKKEQLSALVQVEERGATYKKNYLLDLYTSLVYSTQYWGEIEYPKDFNPLGNHTKFIDNYIEIINGFQDYDQFRFLDLKGKEFFRYQRENDKKMVFGPLQNKEDRAYVQSGLALKRGEIFLSAIDLNRENGVLETPYKPVVRGVAPIFNTLNEKIGIVVINYRMSRILNQLKAQITNSNFYLTDTNFNIITSNTRPYDLGYELHKSGKTLEENYNLNHLPLKKVIDTNFVDQGSVWTFKVFDFKKDFISKEGIFNTIPMIITPTDWVIVQEISPEFLDSWFFRLYKDFFIFNFFAVLALLILSYYIIKSRQQQEQFYEALDVKNKALSKGQAQLEKNNNQINAINKSLSIKNDQLKEFNYLVSHNLRSPVTSMSVIIDMLQEEKEPEKIKALLPKIATVSHSIYELTEDIRAYMAILDQNQIKVEILNVPKLIALVKNEFSDLMLGEQNFKIIVDFKEWEAVNFSKLYLKSILQNFISNAMKYRDTDKMESYVLFESKMENGHKVLYVKDNGVGINLERHGANIFKLYKRFHRNISGKGVGLFLVKSQLEALNAQISVESKEGQGTSFKINF